taaatattttagaagtcCCATTTTATTCATATTCCCTTTCTCCCTTGCCCCCAACATCTTTGCTTCCCTCCTCAGTCTTTAGCTTTCCTTGACAAAAACAATCTGATCCTCAATCTCATTTTAGCCCCTTTGCACCCTtctgttttattactttttataattattattatttttctttttctttttttttttttccctaagttCATTAAGAAGTCCCTTCTTCCTTGGCCCCTTGAGATCTGGCAGTGTAGAAAAATCACAATACGATTTTTAGCAGTActgttcagcagctgctgcagagttTATGATATGTTACTGCCAAAGTCAGGTCTGTTCTTGTTTAATTTTGGAGAGGGGAAAGGTCGGGAtgacaggaaggagaaggaagaagggacACAAGTGTAATATTGCTTGCACTGTTGTAACAGGATAATAGGAGAAGGATAGGAAAAAGCCACAAAACACTCTGCGTGCAACAGCCTGTATCAAATTATACATCGCTATAACATTTAAAACCTAATAGTAATTATGTAgctgtaaacaaaaataatcagtggATTCAAGAAACAATGTTTCtactggaagaagaaaggaatcattgagggaaaaaaaagagatgtaagaggagcagcaggaaaatcctttttcttgGACCTACCAACTCCTCCCAGTTGTGTGTGGTAAGCCACCTGCCCGTTTTGTTTACCTTCCAGTGTGCAATCTGGTGGCGTGGGAAGAAACTTCCTATCTGCTGTCCCTCAGCCCAAGGACAGCCTGGTCACAGGACAATGTCACATCAAGGAGATGGAAAGTGATCTCTGCCCCTTCAGCTTCCTGATCCGATCCTGAAGTCAATCAGTACCAGTGAAACCCAAGAAAGAGGCCCTTTAGTACCATCAAAAACTAGGGCTGTAGAAGGGCCTTCTCATAACGTTCATTATCATCAAGCATCCGTTTATCAGCAGCTTTATCGTAATACTCACATTTCTCAGCACAGGTAGAACCAACTGCTCAAATGAAACAAGGTCTACAACATATTGTCCAACTCGATATTCACGTCTTGAAGTAGAAGAATCAGAACTGAATTTGAAAGACATAAAACAGATCCTTCTAAGTAGTAAGTTTAATGAGAACTGACTGCAGTTATTTTAAGTGCATTTATTAGAATAGTTACCCCAGTAAGTCAAACTCCCCTTAATTCTTCAAAGGAAGGAAACCCGGTAAGCTATGCATTAAGTCATGCTGCAGATAGCATACTTTCAGATAATAAACATACCATACGATATCTTCAGTACTATATAAGCTTAAATTTGAACACTGTACTGAAGGACAAAGGAATATAAAAGCTGGCAGGTATATCTGCActgaaaccaaaataaacacCTGCAGTTCATGGAAGCATATGAGCTACCTTTGAATTAGGTAACGTGACATTACAGATAGCATCACTGCGGTAGCCCAAAGCTCAGCATGGGCTCCGAAACACTTAAACAGTCTTGGGAAAATATTTGGACAGTTTGCATGTGCTGCATCACATATGCAAACATCagtctttttcttaaaatttcataCATCactctttttcttaaaattcacaCCTGGGATTTGTGGGCCAGTCGGTggctctttaaaaatgttacatgcaatttccctttaattttcagattttgtacCCATAAATTAGCTTGCAGAAACAAATAATCTTCCTTTCTGTCTACAACAAGCTATTCACTGTATCCCAAAGAGACTTGGACTCATGAGAAAAGGCTGAGCAGTGCTTCTTCTAATGGTGTAAAACAGGCAGTAAGAGAACACATCCTTCTCTAGCATATTTCCATGTTTCACTATGTGATAGATAGGCAACAATGCAGGGATCAGCCAGGTCACGAGAACTGAACAAAGAACCTGACATGAAAGCCATACGTGCAATGGTAATCACCTTCTGGAGGAGCATTTAACGTGCTGACACATGAGAGAAGCATAAAACAACAAGCTGCTTACAACAATTAGAAGTTCAGTACCTGACTCTAGATAAAGGACCTCGTTTTCCAGATAAAGTGACAACATCAAATCCTCTTCTTCTGCCACCTTCTTTAACTTCCTCTGTGTAAAATCCATCAACGGGAACGTCTGAGGATCTTAGTGCCTGAGTGACTTTCTGGATCAAAGTAGTCTTTCCAATCCCTAAAATCGTAGGGGAAACAAAAAGTACACAGGATTAATCTTCTGTGGTAAAAgcctattttttaaataactcagCAATGACGTGATTTAGCATAAACgctggttatttatttatttatttttaagaacaatTTACAGACTTAAAAAGTGGTAGGAAAAGCAAGAACAGAAGCACCTTTTAAAGTCCATGTTGTATCGACACCATAATGTTTTATTAGTCTTTAAGAAGTATGTTGTGACTTCATTGTAGGCAGAATGGTAAAAATATCCCAGGCTACCACTGAACTTGTTCGCTTAGTGTCTGGACAGGCCACAAATCTTGCCCCAAAATGGGCAAATACACAGGAAATTAGTCCATGCCGAGAGCCGTACTGTTACACAACTAATATCCAAGCTAGCTACAAGCCTGACTGATCAATCTCCTTTTCTTTATCACTGCTCTTCACTATCTTTTAAGATCAGAGATGAATTTATGCTCTTTTCAGATTAGGTCAAAACTGATTACTATTACCAGAAGCCTGACTTCCAAAAGATTAAGCATGCAGTACTTGTATTGTGTCCTAGCAATGGGAAGCACTCAGTAACCCCAAGATATCAGAGTGGCTGCGCAGTTGTCATTCTTTGAGATTTGCAAGACGTGACTGGATaaagctttgagcaacctggtctcaTAGCTGGCCCTGAATTTCCTTCCTGTGTGAATTATGCTGAGGTCCTATAATCAATTCTCCCAGATCTAAGAAAGATCTTTAAGACCCTTCCCATCTGATGCCTCCTAGCACAATTTAATGTACCTTCTATGCAAATGTTGGCCACCTTCCAGGCACCCTCTGTTCTCACAAAGGAGCCATCTCCCTTCTTTGCCGTTTTAGAAGAACATCCCTCAACAAAGCTGAGCATAAAAGAAGACAGTCACCTCTCAGAATTTATAGTTAGCACTTCATTTTTAATCATTCTTATCAAGAAAATCTGCTTTAGAAGATGGAAATTAACCTGCAGAGtaactctttaaattcctggAGACAAGGAATAAAGACGATTGTGATGTGTGTAAAGACACCAACAAAAGTCTTTTCAATAGGGAGACTCCTTCCCTAGGTTTTAAGTAGACTTAGGAACTACTTTCTTAACTGTCAGTCTCACAGactggcttgggttggaagggaccttaaagaccacctgcttccaacccctgccatgggcaggggcacctcccaccagaccaggttgcccaaagcccccaTCTAGCCtggcacctccagggatgggccacccacagctgctctgggcaacctgtgccagagtctcaccaccctttgagtgaagaatttcttcctattatctaatctaaatctagcCTCTTctaatttaaagccattacctcttgtcctatcTCTACACTCCCTGATACAGAGTCCCTCCcgagctttcctgtagccccctttaggcactggaaggccactataaggtctccccagagccttcttgAGGCAAAAATATCACAGGCAAAATCTTCTGTGGCTTCAGGGGCATCTAGTCAAGCACAACTTTAAAAATTGAGGCCAAAGGGACTCTTGGCatttgaacaacaacaaaataacaagCATGGCACCATCAATATCTGCCATCTTTCCGAGGCCTTGTCTCTATATGGGAATTTATACTAATTCAGCTAAGTAGATTTGATGTTTCTGATTTGGTTACCTTCATTCAGCGAATTGCCAAAGTAAGCTAAAATGATTCAAACTAAGTTTAAGAAAGCTTAAAATTATACATTTATCTAATCAGAAGAGTACATTCAATTTCAATTAAATGAACAGAGGCAGGGCCAGGGTCGGCCCAACCTCCAGtgactgcttttatttatgtgGGTGGAGAGGAAGAATAAAGTGGGGAACGTGTATTTCTACCTGAACCCAGCAGTAGCATTTGAAATTAATTACAGACAACACCAGGATCAGCAAAAGGCTCACAAGAAGGAGAATCAGGCCCACGGCTTTATTAAAGCAGTTGTAACAACAGGTCTGGTTATTTATTAACCTTACAGCTCCCATTACTTCCCTCCAGGATAATCAGACGGCACCAGACTGTGAGCCCACAGCTCCGAGGGCCTCCCGGGGCCGCCtcagccccggccgccccccgcagGCGCTCCCCGGCTCCCAGCGGCTCCCCCCCCGGCCTGCCCTCGCCCCGCGCTCCTCTGGTTGTCAGCGCCGTTACCTGGGGGTCCCGTGAGGAAAACGTGCCTGGCCATGGCGGCGGCCCCCGCACCGCCCCTCGCAGCGGCTCGGCCCGGAGAAACACCGCCCTCGCCCCGCCTCTGCCCCGCCGGCCCGCGCAGCCTCGGCGGCCCGAGCAGCACGGAgccggccgggccgcgggcgGCCTAACATGGCGGCGGGACGTGGCCGCCCGGGAAATGGCGGGGCCCCGGTGATGCTGAGGCTTGGCGCTTCCCTGCGTTGGGGTTGCCTCTGCCGTAGTGTTTCGTAGAAGGCATGTGTTATTTAAGGTTAGGGGAGAGGTGACATGGGAGAAAACTAATTTCCGACACGTTTTCTAGTCAGCTTGACCTACTTCTCTGAAATACCTCTGTAGATATTTCTGAATATCTCCCTAGAATTTTTTGTCTAGTTCAGTAAACAACATGATCCAGGATGTGTGGAAACAATCAACGAAAAGACAAACGAGTTGTCTTGACACCTCAGTGCGGATACCAAATGAAGGGTGACCAGGGGGTTAGTTGACTGGCTTGCCACAAAGCTGAGTGAAGGGGGACACAAATTGAAGTGTTTGGCATGTTAACAAAGACGCTGACAGACATCTGTCCACATCCCAAAAAAGACGCTGACAGACATCTGTCCACATCCCAAAAAAAACATATGCCGTCGTATGGCTCTGGAAATGGAGATGTGTAAGACAGCAGGGATGAGGATTTCAGTGCAGAGTTTCCAGTCACACAAGGGTCAGCACTTTCATGAGGTGGATCATCATCGCCATTTTCAGAAGACACTGCAGCAAAGTGGTAATAGGAGGTAGGGTTAATAAATCAGGTATTTGTCCCTCGTGTGGCATTCAGAACCAGGGCGCATCCTCTTCAACTGCAGCCTCAAACTAAGGGAGTTGAAATCCATTTTGTCCATTTGCTAGGAGAGTACCCTTATAACCAACTTCACATGCTTTTCCAGTTAAGGCTGAAGCATGGCACAGCCACAGATTCAAGCTGATTGATTATCATGCTCAAATACTTCATTAGAAAAACCTGAAAACCCTAACATGCCTCTTGGGGGGTAGGAGGGTAGAGAGGGAACAAAGCTTTCCATGTtatctaaaaatgaaaagtacattttcatAGTTTACAtctcagtacttttttttttctttcttttttttttcctcaggagcAGTGAAGTTGTCATGATGTTAACTTACAGCTTCTTACAGGGGTTTGTCAGGCATTTTTAATCTAAAGAAAGAACTACAGCAAAGAACTGCATATTGACTACACTATTAACACAAGCACAATGCTTTATAACTGGCTACTTCACCCTTGGCCTGGGCTTCCTGCACAGAACTTATTGTGATTGATTTTACAGGTAGGTTTTCTGTATAATATTAAACTATTTCAGACTACTGGCTGGTTGCCCAGGCAAGCCACATAAAGAGACCCATACAATGTTATTTTGTTCAACATACAGTTTTACTAGGTTTTATAAATCAGAAGTGCATGTGGAGAATTTTAGGGCTATCACTACTGTTTGACAGAACCCCTGGTTTCTTGTACTGTAATGGAAGAACCATTTCATCCTGTTTTCAGAGAGAGGACTCTTGACAGTTACTTCACTGTGTGGCTAAGACCTTGGTCTTGCAAACAAATGTGTGAGTAAAACAGTTGcagtatcagggattaaattagTTAGCATTCCGCTTAAATTTCCAttataatttatgtattttttgccATCAAATATTCTCCCCTTCTGGGTGCTCTGTTTAGACTGAAGTTATTTCAAATGCACCAAGAACAGGAGGTAGTTATGCCGGCTGTGCCTCTGTGGAGTTCTGCTGTTGAGGGGACCTTATATTTGCTAAATGCATTTGAAGTTTTATGTACATTTCCTCTAAGAATTACTGTTTAGGTCTGCTCCCTTTGATAAACTTATTCTATAATCTAGTCACTGCAGAGAACACAAGCTGTTCAAGGAACATGAACTGCAGTGTGCAAGTTGTCTTCTTTGTAGCTATGTGCTATAACCAGTTGTCTGGAGTCAGCCTGCTTGCTCTCCTGATCATGGGATTTTTGCATTATTGGTTAGGGGTTGttagctgaaataaaagaagcaaCACATACGCTTGCAGTGTCAgtaactaaaagaaaatgtacaacATGGGGTTTACTCTTTTTAggatgaggagagaaaaagacagcTCTTCGTTATGAAATAGGTAGCTTAATTAAtagtaatttatttctaaaagatgAAGAGTATGTGAGTGTCAGTTAAATTCAGCTCCTGCTGAATTGAACTGTATGGCTGGGCAAGACCATGAAGGAAGTATTTGCAAAAGTCTCGTGCCTGGAAAATGCCCCTGTTGGAGTACCCGTGATAGGTTGTGATTCTGAGTTCCGAGTGACCTGTAGAGACTTTGGAAGGAGCTGCCAATCATAGTTATGAACTGTTGCTAAGCCTGGGGAAGCCTGCTTTTATTGCTGGAtgttcactaaaaaaaaaaaaaaaacttggataGAGTCCTAGATCTTTATGGTGAATGGGGAAAAATTAATTAAGTGCAAGTTTCCAGACCAGTGGCTAAGAAAAGAGGTCATTTAAGATATTTATGGTATTCCCTAGGGCAGAAGCTGGAAGGAATGCGAGTGTAATCTACCGTCTCTGACCTGCACCCCCAGTTGGGCAGTAGTTTACGTTTCAGCAGTCTGCCTCAAGGAAGGCTCAGCACATTGTTGCAATTCTAGCCCTTCCTATATCTGGcgtcattttttttcttacagaagagagaaagttTAAGTTGAAACACTTTTCTTGCTCTCCTCCAGCACTTGTCTTTTTGATTCATAGTGCCCTGAGTTTGTACAGTATTTTGCTTAGGTCAGGATAGAGtacatgctatttttttaaaggatttaatTTTAGAGAGTTCTTTACTTTGTCCTTCTCACTTGCAGAGAATGCTCCTGCTCACAGATTGTGGACCTATCTGTATCTCACTAGGAATCTAATGACATTAGTGGTTGTATTCTTATGACTGCCTCTGGTTTGGCTGTGGAGTACACAAGGCGTCAGCAGGTGTCTGAGAATAAGCACCGAGCATCTACGGCCCGCCAGTCTTTAATCTCAGACTTCCCAGAGAGATAAGCCACTAGCTACACATAGGGCCTCCTCTAGATGAAACCTGTGGTGCTCTCTGTGTCAGTGATTTGTTCATGAATCTTTCCTCTGTGGTTCATGATGTAGAAATTCTTTATGTTCCAGTGATGGTTGAGCTccccagaacagaaaaaattCCTGAAGTATTTCCTGAAAATAGAGACATAAAAAATAAGTCATGTCAAACGTTATAAACACCTTCTAAATTGAAGTGGAGAATATTTGTGGAGCAGCTTATATGAATTTGCTACTGTAAACAGAGACCAGCATTCAAAGaacacatttctgtgtttctacCAGCATAGCACATCATCTACCGGAAACAGTGTTTTTCTAACAATCCGTATGGTTATATTCCTTATCACTGTAAACACACAAACGCGTCTACATGCATGCATCTACATTTGGCAACATATACCTTGGGGGATTAGTTGCTCTGTTTATAAAGACTTAAACCCTTCATAGTAATGTATGCTGTTAAGAAAGACAATCAAGAGGAAACCAATAAAAATGGTTTGTCTGCATGATAGGACTGAGCAGGCATATTTGTACAAGTATACCCTCTAGATGAGAAACCAAACAGAATTTCTGAGGAGAATGGGTGATGATTTCACACTGGTCAGGAATATAAGCTGTATACTTTTGGGAACCTCTGTGCACCACTGATTTTGTTGGAGCTTGCTCAAAACTACAGGGTGCACCTGTATGTCTCATTACAGGATTTAAGTTTAAATAATACACTTCTCATTAGTGATACAAAAATTATGCCATTAAAAGATGTTTCCTTCAGCTGATACCAAAATGCATCGCTGTTTCCAGATATAGTGTCCTCTTGTAATTTGGGGTTGTGATTAATTGCCTTAAAGTCAGCACAGTGTGACATTGAGAGGAATTCATCCATCATGACAGCATGACAATGATGCTCCAAAGAGTCAGTGTGAGAGAGACAGGAGGAGCAAGGGGCTGACACAAGGCAGCTGGTTTGCTAGGAAAGCTTAAATAGCACAGCCTAGTTCTAGCTGGGATCAGCATCAAATGTAGGTGTTGCCTTGGAAATGGAAACATGCAGATCTGTCATGGGTAACATGTCCATACAAGATTTTCCCCTATCATAGTTTGCTTGCCCCCTGCATTGGGTAGGGTTGTTCTAAGAAATTCCttgcatctctcttttttttttttttttttttttggtagaggCAGAACCCTATTTGCCTGCATTGCTCTTCAGGCTGAAAAATAGCTTGTGtggctttattatttattttttcctaagacGAGATGCGTGCACACGGGTTAGTCCAATGCAAACACCTTTCTCATCTAGCAGTCTTCCTGTAGAAAGCTTATTGTCAGGGATCCACTGGAGCAGAAGCGTGGCAATGACTCCAGACATTGTCCGTGTTGTCCAGGCCACCATCCCACTGTATCTGAACGCTGGGGGTAGTGCCAGGTGCTGGTACCAGGATCCATGGACAGTCCAAGGCAAGGTGATGGGATGAGTCAGGTCCAGGATCTATCCAAGTTGTCCACTCAGGAACAGCAGGAGACAGGGCCAGAGGCAGGACTGGAAACAATGCTGGAGTATCAGCAGCAGGTCCAGAAGACAGGACAGGAGACAAATGTACAGCATAGGTCAGAGGCCCATCCAGAAAGCAGGACCAGAGACAGGACTGAGAAGAGATATCCCTACAAAATATCTCAAGCATGGACTGAAAGTCCAGGGACAAGCTGAAATCTCTCCAGGGGGCACAGGGAACAGGGTGAGTGGAGGCACTTGATAAGGCTGCTCAGGGCCATTAAGGCTAATTGGTGGCCCAGATGCTTTTTTAGATTGTCTAGTCCTCTGAATCACGTAGTTGTAGTTCTTGCTCTTTGATTGACGCGTAGCATACCTTTCTGTGATACTTGATATTGGCCTGGTCctaggaaaaagaaaccaatGTGATCATGCTGTGTGGATATGTATGTCACTTCACCTCTAATAACCTTTGAACCTCCTGGACAACTGCAAACAATTTAGCAGAGAGGAAAGAGTCAAAAGTCTAATAAGTTGCGATACATTTTTTAACATGCCTGTCTGGATGTAACAGAAAGACTGTTTAATGCTCTGAGGGGAAATATGCAGCATAAATAGAATCCTTATTAAACAGGAGAGGAGCCACGCAGAGTTCAACTCATAGCACGGATCTTTAGGAAACCAGGTTTCACTGTTTCCTTTCTTGATGAAACAGCTTGCTTGTTTGCTCTTTTCAGTGATCTCCCACCTCCtacttcttcaaaaagaaaatagtctCCTTGAAACTGCATGACATGTTGCATGAGATTCTTACATTTTTAGTATAAATAGCAAGAAGCATTcactctgaaagagaaaaaaaaaagcaactcagtTTGCTATGGGATGATGAAAATAGATTTCCTATGTTAATCTGCTATTTTGACTTAAATACTCACCTGCAAGTTTCAAATTTCAGCTGAATTCTGCTTTGTGGTAGATGTCAATGGAATAAGCTGTACTTGAGGTAGGACTTCAGCAGAGAACAGATTTAATCATATTGCCAGATTTCtcagttgctgttttttaaGGTATAACATTTTTGTCAAGCAAATGTCATTCTTTTGATTGTTGGTTTACATAGGCATGAACATAAGTGAATTTCTATACTACCTCGAGTGACAGTTGGCAGAATGCTTGGTACAAGCTGCTATAAAGGAACAAGTGCATCAAGCAGCAATTCCAGTAAGATAGTTTCAATCAAAGAAACCACAGGATGAAGTGAATGCAAGAATCCCAGGAAAGCGAAGCAAATTATCTCCCACAGGGGGTCTAATCTCCTCAAATTtgggataaaaaaaatccaatgttAGCAGGCATGAATAGTTAAgagaatacaaagaaaaactaagCCAGTCTGACAAGCTGAATACGTGTGTATTTAGAAGAATTGAGTTCTGGGATTTATGTTCCTTGGAGATGCTCCTTTTTTGATTAACAGCCTTTATTCACAAAGGATGCAGTGGTAAGCCCTGCAGTACGCTGCTGGACAGGTGTAAAGATGTTCAAGGAGAGCCTTCGTGTCTCTTTGGGCAAGTATGGAGCGGTCTCATGTAGATGCTGGTAGAAGTTGCTGAATCTGGCAGCCTGAGAGAGGCTCCTCGTTCCCCCTTCCAGCCACTGGCGAGACTGAGCATGTTTTCCCAGCAGACACCCACCCACGCAGAGCACCTATATACATGCGCAAAGAAGTGGCCAGGCAGATCAGCACTGGCAGAAAACACAACACACTTGCAAATATAAACAGCAGCAGTAGACTCATCCTCTTCCCCTTTCTGGCTGATCAGGGTGAAAGCCCATTAGtggaaaatatacataaatatacatatatatttatatacacacaatatatatacacatatacatgtataaataCACgcatacatgcatacatacaatATGGATCCATGCAGAAGCTGGGTCCTCTTGTCTGCACTTGCCATACAAAGGGTCTCTCAGCTGACCCCACGTTTCATAGTCTGTCCATGAGCTGGCTTGTACTTGCTGATCCCT
This genomic stretch from Anser cygnoides isolate HZ-2024a breed goose chromosome 3, Taihu_goose_T2T_genome, whole genome shotgun sequence harbors:
- the NTPCR gene encoding cancer-related nucleoside-triphosphatase isoform X2, producing the protein MARHVFLTGPPGIGKTTLIQKVTQALRSSDVPVDGFYTEEVKEGGRRRGFDVVTLSGKRGPLSRVSSDSSTSRREYRVGQYVVDLVSFEQLVLPVLRNVNHGSDTEKKICVIDEIGKMELFSQAFIRAVRETLTDPGTVVLGTIPVPKGKPLDLVEEIRSRKDVKVFNVSKENRNNILQDILADVESCRK
- the NTPCR gene encoding cancer-related nucleoside-triphosphatase isoform X1, producing MLSFVEGCSSKTAKKGDGSFVRTEGAWKVANICIEGIGKTTLIQKVTQALRSSDVPVDGFYTEEVKEGGRRRGFDVVTLSGKRGPLSRVSSDSSTSRREYRVGQYVVDLVSFEQLVLPVLRNVNHGSDTEKKICVIDEIGKMELFSQAFIRAVRETLTDPGTVVLGTIPVPKGKPLDLVEEIRSRKDVKVFNVSKENRNNILQDILADVESCRK